The Aggregicoccus sp. 17bor-14 genome contains the following window.
TCGTCGAGCTGGCCGTTGCCGTTTGCGTCGTACTTGGCGAGCAGCGCCGCGCGCAGCTCGGCCCAGCGCTGGCGGGCGGCCTCGCGCGCCGCCGCGCGCTCCGCGTCGTCGAGCTGCCCGTCATGGTTCGCATCGAAGTGCTCGAGGCGCTGCGCGTGCAGGCGCTCGCAGCGCGCCTCCATCGCATCCACCAGCGAGGCGCGCTCCTCGGCGTCGAGGCTGTGGCTGCCGTCCTCGTCGAAGGCCCAGCGCACGCGCCAGAAGGCCCACGCCCGGGCGCGCGTGCCCAGCGCCCAGCGGCGCGGACGCAGGCCGTCCTCCACGAGGTCCGCGCGCAGCGCCCGCAGCTCCGCGCGGTCCAGGTGCCCGTCGCCGTTCGCGTCGTACTTCGCCAGCACCTGCTGGCGGCGCGCCTGGAAGTCGCACGGGCTGCCATCGTCCGTGGCGTCGCCCGTGGACATCGCCACGTCCTCGTCCGCGAGCGCACCCACGGACGTGTCGTCCGCGGCCACCACCGCGTCCGCGCCGATGTCCCCCGTCTCCTGGGAGGCCTGGAGGTACGCGCTCGCCTCGTCCACGGCGAGCGAGGCGTCGTCGTCCGCGCCGCGGCCACAGCCGGCGAGCGCGAGGGGCACGAGGGCACACAGCAGGATGCGGGGGAGTGGCAGGCGGTGGGAGAGAGGGTGGCTCATGTAGGTGTGTCTCCAGTCGGCAGCGTGAGGCGTTTCCGGCCCTGGCGCCCTCAACCCCCCTGCGCGCGAAAAGTTGCGGTGACCCCCTGCTCGCGCAGCGCGCGGCTGCACGAAAGCGGCAAATGCAGAAGGTGGGGACTTCCGCATGGCAGCCCGGCTGCACACCTTTGGTGCAGCACGCGATGTCCACGGTGCGACGTTGCAGCCACTTGCAACGCAGTGTCGCCACGCAGGGCGTCGCTTCTCAACGGAGGAAGCACGCATGGCTGCTCGAAAGACCTCTCGCAAGTCCACCGCGAAGCGCAGCACCGGTACCCGCAGCAAGCGCTCCGGCGGGGCCAAGCGCCGCACCGGTGGCACCGCGGCGAAGCGCGCCACGGCCAAGCGCAGCACCGCGAAGCGCGGCACGGCCCGCAAGAGCGCGAGCCGCGGCAAGCGCACCGCGAAGCGCAGCACCGCCGGCAAGCGCGTCACCGCGCGCAAGCCGGGCGCCCGCCGCACGGCCGCCAAGCGCACCAGCACCAGGCGCGCCCGCCGCTAGAGGCAGGGGAGCCGGGGGCGCTCGCGGGCTCTAGCGCGAGCGCTCACCCTCGGCCTGCGCGCCCTCCCAGGGCCAGCGCGTGCGCGCGGCCTCGTAGCGCGCGAGCATCTCGGCCGGGTCCTTCATCAGGGCGCGGCAGCCCGCGGCCCGCAGGTCCGAGGCGCTGAAGCCGCCGCACAGCACGCCGAGCGCCGGCAGCTGCAGCTTCGTGGCCGCGATGGCGTCGTAGGGCGTGTCGCCCACCACCACCACGCGCTCCTTCTCCGGGCTGCCGGCCTTCTTCCACGCGGCCTCGAAGATGTCCGGCGCGGGCTTGCTCTGCTCGATGTCGTCCTTCGAGGTCTTCAGGTCCACCAGGTCCTGGATGCCGCACAGCTTCACGTAGAACTCGAGCTCGTCGCCCTTCGCGCTCGAGGCGAGCCCGCGCTTCACCCCGTCGCGCGCGAGCGCCTCGAACAGCTCGCGCACCTGGGGGAAGGGGCGCAGCTTGGGCATGAAGTCGCGCTTGAACAGCTCGCTGCGGAAGTGCTCCAGCTCCTTGCCGAACTTGCCCAGCTCCTCCTCGGTGAAGAACACCGGGAGCAGCTGGTCCGCGCCCTTGCCGATCTGGCTGCGCACGTGGGCGAAGGGCACGTCCTGTCCGTACTCGAGGAAGGCGCGTCGCCACGCCTCGGCGTGCTCGTCCACGGAGTCCACCAGCGTGCCGTCCACATCGAAGATGACCGCAGCGACCATGGGGCCAAGGTCGTCACGCGGCGGCGCGGGGGCAAGCCTCAGGGTGATCGCGGCACCAGCCGCTGCGTGCGCGCCTCGTAGCCCGCGGGGGCCTCGAGCACGAAGAGCCCGGAGGGGAGGGCGGGGCCGAGCGCGATGTCCCGCAGCTCGGTTTGCCCCACCTGTCGCCCGTCCACCCAGCGGGTGAGCCGGCGCGGCACGCACAGGTGCAGGGCGGCGTCGCAGGCCTCCGCCTCCACCCGCAGCTCGCCTGCCTGGGTGCGCTTGCCCAGGAAGTCCAGCGAGGGCCAGCGCAGCAGGTACTCCACCTGCTCGCCCTGGGGCAGCGCCACGCGCAGGCGCACCGCCTGGGGGGCGAGCCGGTGCACGGCGCGCTCGGCGCTCACGCCCGTGCGCGGCAGGAGCGGCACCCGGAAGCCCTCCGGAAGGAACGGCGAGAAGACCTCGGTGAGGAAGGCGGTGCGCTCGGGTGGCGGCAGCGCGAGCGTGAAGGTGGTGAGGCGGCGCTCGGCGTCGCGCTGCTCGTACAGGTGCTCGCCGTCGTACGCGAAGGTGCAGGGACTGCTGCCCCCGAGGCTGCCGCGCATGCGCGCCGGGGCGCGGTAGGCGAAGCGGAAGGGCAGGGGGGCTTCGCCCTCCTCCTGCACCGTGCCCTCGAAGCGGAAGGTGCGCAGCCGCGCGTCGCGCTCGCCCAGGCCCTGCTCCACCTGCCGCAGCAGGCGCGCCGCGTCGGCCGCGCTGCCGCTGCCGCCGCGCTCGCAGCCGGGCGCCACGACGAGGATCAGCAGGAGCAGACCGCGAGCGGGGCCCACGCGCGCGCTCCCCGGCGCTACTCGACCGCCACGCCCACGGCGCTCGAGCTGGTGAAGCCGATGATGAAGCCGGTGAGGGCATAGAGGCCGTGGCGCGGGGTGGTGTGGGCGCTCTTGAGCTCCACCTTCTTCGCGCCCATCGCCTTGGCCTCGGCCACCAGCATCTTGTTCACCACGATGTCCAGGTTGCTCGGGACCAGGTCCACCATGTGGAAGAGGGCGGTGAGGCCCAGGGCGTTCGCCTGGATGACGGCCTTGGGGGCGCCGCTCTGGGCGGTGAGGTCGTCGGCCTTCACCGTCGTGACCTCGACACTGGTGCAGGCGCAGAGCGCGAGGAGCGCGAGCGCCGGGAGGACCGTCTTCATGGGTGAGCGGGCGTAGCAGACGGCCGAGCCCAGTCAAGCGCACGGCCCCCTCCCTTCCCGGGGCACGTTGAAAAGGCGCGCCGCGCCTGCTACCCCGGAGGCTCACGCTCATGGCGACTGCCCTCTTCAGGCCGGGTGACCGGCCGCTGCTGAACCTGGCGCTGGTGGTGCTCACGCTGGGCACCACCTTCCTCACCTTCCTCTGGTGGTTCTTCGGCCTGTGGGGAGGGGAGTGGCTGCAGGCCACCGCGCCGCAGCTGCAGGAGGCGGCCACCTTCGCCCTGTGCACGGTGGCCATCCTCGGGGCGCACGAGATGGGGCACTACGTGCTCGCGCGGGTGCACGGGGTGGACAGCTCCCTGCCCTACTTCATCCCGCTGCCCTTCCTGGGCTTCGGCACCATGGGCGCGGTCATCCGGCTGCGCGCCCCCATCCCCAGCCGCAACGCGCTGGTGGACATCGGGGCGGCGGGGCCGCTCGCGGGCCTGGCGGTGGCGCTGCCGGTGCTCTTCTGGAGCTTCCGCCACGCGGTGGTGGTGGACGCGACGCACCTGCCCGTCCACTTCCCCGCGTACGGCTCGCTGCTGCACGTGGGCGCAGAGCTCTTCGCCTTCGTGCGCGACTGGCTCGCGGGCGTCGCGCCCCCGGCCCACACGCAGGAGGTGACGGTGTTCGGAGACCCCCTGCTGCTGCTCGCCGTGCGCCACCTCGCGCTGGGCGCGCTGCCCGCGGGCAAGGACGTGGCGATGAGCGCGCCGATGCTCGCCGCGTGGTTCGGCCTGCTGGTGACGCTGCTCAACCTGATGCCGGTGGGGCAGCTGGACGGCGGCCACGTGGCGTTCGCGGTGCTGGGCCGCCGCGCGCGCGCCGTGGGCAAGGCGGTGGCGCTGCTGCTGCTGGTGCTCACCGTGTTCGTGCAGTGGACCTGGGTGGTGTGGCTGCTCGTCGCGGGGCGCTTCGTGGGCTTCGGCCATCCGCAGGTGCTGGTGCCGGAGGAGGCGCTCAGCCCGGGGCGGCGGGTGGTGAGCGCGCTGTGCCTGCTCGCGCTCGTGGGCTGCGCGATGCCCGTCCCCATCACCACGGTGTTCCGGTGAAGTACCTGTGCGAGGGCTGCGAGCGGCTCGTCGCGCCGGCGGGGTTCCGGCTCGAGCCGGGCACGGCGGCGCTGCTGCTCACCTGCGAGCGCTGCGGGGCCGACACCCGCGCCGAAGCGCCCGTGCGCCAGAGCGCCGCGCCCCCGCCCGCCGCGGACTCGCGGGAGACGCGGGATGCCGCGACGGCCGACGCAGCGGCCCGGAGCGATGCGGCGCGTGACGACTGGACCCGGAATGACCTGGCCCGGAGCGACGCGGCTCGCAGCGCCGCGACCCGGGCGGAGGCGACCCGGGCCGATGCGGCTCGAGTCGATGCGGCTCGAGCCGATGCGGCTCGAGCGAATACGGCGTGGGCCGAGGCCGACGCGCCTCGCGACGAGGCTGCTGCGGCGGACCCGCGCGCCGAGCCCGCGCCGGCCGAGCACCGCGCGCCCCCGGCGCTTCGGGTGGTGTCGCTGCGCCCCTCGGGCGAGACGGTGCGCCAGGCGGCCGCGCTCGCGCGCTCGGA
Protein-coding sequences here:
- a CDS encoding calcium-binding protein, giving the protein MSHPLSHRLPLPRILLCALVPLALAGCGRGADDDASLAVDEASAYLQASQETGDIGADAVVAADDTSVGALADEDVAMSTGDATDDGSPCDFQARRQQVLAKYDANGDGHLDRAELRALRADLVEDGLRPRRWALGTRARAWAFWRVRWAFDEDGSHSLDAEERASLVDAMEARCERLHAQRLEHFDANHDGQLDDAERAAAREAARQRWAELRAALLAKYDANGNGQLDDAERAQLRADRVAAAQARRAQLVAQYDTDGDGRLSVAEALPLRKALQQRIIEGKDAERDGTPSAP
- a CDS encoding HAD family hydrolase — its product is MVAAVIFDVDGTLVDSVDEHAEAWRRAFLEYGQDVPFAHVRSQIGKGADQLLPVFFTEEELGKFGKELEHFRSELFKRDFMPKLRPFPQVRELFEALARDGVKRGLASSAKGDELEFYVKLCGIQDLVDLKTSKDDIEQSKPAPDIFEAAWKKAGSPEKERVVVVGDTPYDAIAATKLQLPALGVLCGGFSASDLRAAGCRALMKDPAEMLARYEAARTRWPWEGAQAEGERSR
- a CDS encoding site-2 protease family protein encodes the protein MATALFRPGDRPLLNLALVVLTLGTTFLTFLWWFFGLWGGEWLQATAPQLQEAATFALCTVAILGAHEMGHYVLARVHGVDSSLPYFIPLPFLGFGTMGAVIRLRAPIPSRNALVDIGAAGPLAGLAVALPVLFWSFRHAVVVDATHLPVHFPAYGSLLHVGAELFAFVRDWLAGVAPPAHTQEVTVFGDPLLLLAVRHLALGALPAGKDVAMSAPMLAAWFGLLVTLLNLMPVGQLDGGHVAFAVLGRRARAVGKAVALLLLVLTVFVQWTWVVWLLVAGRFVGFGHPQVLVPEEALSPGRRVVSALCLLALVGCAMPVPITTVFR